The following are encoded together in the Bradyrhizobium genosp. L genome:
- a CDS encoding pilus assembly protein TadG-related protein translates to MTGIVKLLRRFRGDQRGNFAMISAGLMTLVIGCAGLAVDLGTIFADRRKTQSTADLAAIVAAANLSNATNAATATVTQNNYPASAVVKVETGTYTANTAIAPQSRFVTPATGIPNAARVTLNTQTPLYFARYLTGASSFTIKTSATATSTEMASFAIGSRLLSVNGGVLNALLGSMLGTTLSLSVMDYNNLISARIDALDFLSALATRVNLTGVSYNDLLNSNIKVGDIMAAALTTQQLTNGANAATTALSTISQAVTGSQTKISPGTLVDLGPFANLTVGQKPKVGASISVFDLVNTVAQIANGSNQIATTVNLGLPGIANVSVLLTVGERPVGSSWIAVGTQGVSIHTAQTRLLVTVQVLGSGSVSTVNLPIYVEVASGTATLNAVSCGHPNINTSQVTIGVTPGIVDAWIGGVTAADMTNFTRKPNPPPATLVNLGAITVNGLAHVGMGNTTPTNVTFSYSDIQAGTKKTVTTTNFLSSLTGSLLGDLSLQINLGPLGLPIPGLGGLVTGILNGVTSPVDQVLATLLSTLGIGIGQVDVWALGIRCDGAVLVN, encoded by the coding sequence ATGACCGGGATCGTCAAGCTGCTGCGGCGCTTCCGCGGCGATCAGCGAGGAAACTTTGCGATGATCAGCGCCGGGCTGATGACGCTCGTCATCGGCTGCGCCGGACTTGCGGTCGATCTCGGCACGATCTTCGCCGACCGGCGCAAGACGCAAAGCACCGCCGACCTCGCCGCGATCGTCGCCGCCGCCAATTTGAGCAACGCGACCAACGCCGCCACCGCGACGGTGACCCAGAACAACTATCCGGCCAGCGCGGTGGTCAAGGTCGAGACCGGTACCTATACGGCGAACACGGCGATCGCGCCGCAGTCGCGCTTCGTGACCCCGGCGACCGGAATTCCGAATGCGGCACGCGTCACACTGAATACCCAGACGCCACTCTACTTCGCGCGCTATCTGACCGGTGCGAGCAGCTTCACCATCAAGACATCGGCCACCGCCACGTCGACCGAGATGGCATCGTTCGCGATCGGCTCGCGGCTGCTCTCGGTGAATGGCGGCGTGCTCAACGCGCTGCTCGGCAGCATGCTCGGCACGACGCTGTCGTTGTCGGTGATGGACTACAACAACCTGATCAGTGCCAGGATCGACGCCCTGGATTTCCTCTCGGCGCTCGCCACCCGGGTCAATCTGACCGGCGTCAGCTACAACGACCTCTTGAACAGCAACATCAAGGTCGGCGACATCATGGCCGCCGCGCTGACGACCCAGCAGCTCACCAACGGCGCGAACGCTGCGACCACCGCACTGTCGACGATCTCGCAGGCCGTGACCGGCTCACAGACCAAGATCTCGCCCGGCACGCTGGTCGACCTCGGTCCCTTCGCCAATCTCACGGTGGGGCAGAAGCCGAAGGTCGGCGCCAGCATTTCGGTGTTCGACCTCGTCAACACGGTGGCGCAGATCGCCAATGGCAGCAATCAGATCGCGACCACGGTCAATCTCGGCTTGCCCGGCATCGCCAATGTGAGCGTGCTCTTGACCGTCGGCGAACGGCCGGTCGGATCGAGCTGGATCGCGGTCGGCACCCAGGGCGTGAGCATCCACACCGCCCAGACCCGGCTGCTGGTCACGGTTCAGGTGCTGGGCAGCGGCAGCGTTTCCACTGTCAATCTGCCGATCTATGTCGAGGTCGCCTCGGGCACCGCGACGCTCAACGCGGTGTCCTGCGGCCATCCGAACATCAATACGTCCCAGGTCACGATCGGCGTGACGCCGGGCATCGTCGATGCGTGGATCGGCGGCGTGACCGCCGCCGACATGACCAACTTCACGCGAAAGCCCAATCCGCCGCCGGCGACGCTGGTCAATCTCGGCGCCATCACGGTCAACGGGCTTGCCCATGTCGGCATGGGCAACACCACGCCGACCAATGTCACCTTCAGCTACAGCGACATTCAGGCGGGGACGAAGAAGACGGTGACGACGACCAACTTCCTCTCGTCGCTGACCGGAAGCCTGCTCGGCGATCTCTCGCTCCAGATCAATCTCGGCCCGCTCGGGCTGCCGATACCGGGATTGGGCGGGCTGGTCACCGGCATCCTGAACGGCGTGACGAGCCCGGTCGACCAGGTGTTGGCCACGCTGCTGTCGACGCTCGGCATCGGCATCGGCCAGGTCGACGTCTGGGCGCTGGGAATCCGCTGCGACGGCGCGGTGCT
- a CDS encoding TadE/TadG family type IV pilus assembly protein yields the protein MIRFFRCRSGTSAVEFALMLPLFLAFIFGIIVYGSYLAMVHGVQQLAAEAARSSIAGMTDTERNSLATSYVAANASTYPLLVPANLSVNAAPSASNANVYVVTVNYNAAGNFIYSLPFVPAPPTVIARSAAIQYGGF from the coding sequence ATGATCAGGTTTTTCCGCTGTCGAAGTGGCACGTCCGCCGTCGAATTCGCGCTGATGCTGCCGCTGTTTCTCGCCTTCATCTTCGGCATCATCGTCTACGGCTCTTATCTTGCGATGGTGCACGGCGTTCAACAGCTCGCCGCGGAGGCGGCACGCTCGTCGATCGCAGGCATGACCGACACCGAGCGCAACAGCCTGGCGACCAGTTACGTCGCGGCCAACGCCTCGACCTATCCGCTGCTGGTGCCGGCCAACCTCTCGGTCAACGCCGCGCCGTCGGCATCGAATGCCAATGTCTATGTCGTGACCGTCAATTACAACGCGGCCGGCAACTTCATCTACAGCCTGCCCTTCGTTCCGGCACCGCCGACCGTCATCGCCCGCTCGGCGGCGATTCAGTACGGAGGGTTCTGA
- a CDS encoding LysR substrate-binding domain-containing protein: MKLQPIEALADILVHADMSPTIVRGLIDGYIDIAFVYSNPMLDVEDEVTIANEADERSAWVRSRDFVLRPGAPIPILAWPGDDWMIRTLTKHNISYKIVFRSPNHQLRLEAARAGYGLTACPERAIPPFLVPAKDYYLPELPVHKRMLCVRPGLEGSRATALVQRLSSLFFSGAKPMRQASSM, encoded by the coding sequence TTGAAGCTGCAACCGATCGAGGCGCTCGCCGATATCCTGGTTCACGCCGACATGTCGCCGACCATCGTCAGAGGATTGATCGACGGCTACATCGACATCGCCTTCGTCTACAGCAACCCCATGCTCGATGTCGAAGACGAGGTGACGATCGCCAACGAGGCCGATGAGCGCTCGGCATGGGTCCGGTCACGCGATTTTGTGCTGCGGCCGGGAGCCCCGATCCCGATCCTCGCCTGGCCCGGCGACGACTGGATGATCCGGACCCTGACCAAGCACAACATCTCGTACAAGATCGTGTTCAGAAGCCCGAACCATCAGCTGCGGCTCGAGGCGGCGCGGGCCGGATACGGCCTGACGGCGTGCCCGGAGCGGGCGATCCCGCCCTTCCTCGTGCCGGCGAAGGACTACTACCTTCCGGAGTTGCCGGTTCACAAGCGTATGCTGTGTGTGCGCCCGGGCCTCGAAGGCAGCCGTGCCACCGCGCTGGTGCAACGGTTGTCGAGCCTGTTCTTCAGCGGCGCGAAACCGATGCGCCAGGCGAGCAGCATGTAG
- a CDS encoding SlyX family protein, producing MSEAAELAERLDALEVRLTYQDETIETLNQTITAQWKQIDALTRQVAELRDRLQDAERQAPGAVNERPPHY from the coding sequence ATGAGTGAGGCGGCAGAGCTCGCCGAACGGCTCGATGCGCTGGAGGTCCGGCTGACTTACCAGGACGAGACCATCGAGACGCTGAACCAGACCATCACGGCACAGTGGAAGCAGATCGACGCGCTGACGCGCCAGGTCGCAGAATTGCGCGACCGGCTTCAGGACGCCGAGCGCCAGGCGCCGGGTGCCGTCAACGAGCGGCCCCCGCATTATTGA
- a CDS encoding rhodanese-related sulfurtransferase, giving the protein MALKVAALYQFAALPDFHALRAPLRALAAGLGLKGSVLLAHEGINGTVAGPADGIDAFVAELQHGPLFGGRLDNLELKFSEAAAVPFQRLKVRLKKEIVTLGDATVDPTERVGTYVDAADWNALMAAPGTLLLDTRNAFEVAMGTFEGAVDPRIASFGEFKDFAARHLDPGKHTRIAIFCTGGIRCEKASAYLLARGFAEVYHLKGGILKYLEQMPEQDSRWRGECFVFDERVALGHGLRERGSESAGHE; this is encoded by the coding sequence ATGGCTCTCAAGGTCGCCGCCCTCTACCAATTCGCCGCGCTGCCCGATTTCCACGCACTGCGCGCGCCGCTGCGCGCGCTCGCTGCCGGGCTCGGTCTCAAGGGCAGCGTGCTGCTGGCGCATGAGGGCATCAACGGCACGGTTGCCGGTCCTGCCGACGGCATCGACGCCTTCGTCGCGGAGCTGCAGCATGGGCCATTGTTCGGCGGACGGCTCGACAATCTCGAGCTGAAATTCTCCGAGGCCGCCGCGGTGCCGTTCCAACGGCTGAAGGTGCGGTTGAAGAAGGAGATCGTGACACTCGGCGACGCCACGGTCGATCCGACTGAGCGGGTCGGCACCTATGTCGATGCCGCCGACTGGAACGCGCTGATGGCCGCGCCCGGCACGCTGCTGCTCGACACCCGCAACGCCTTCGAGGTCGCGATGGGCACCTTCGAGGGCGCCGTGGATCCCAGGATCGCAAGCTTCGGCGAGTTCAAGGATTTCGCCGCGCGTCACCTCGATCCCGGAAAGCACACGAGGATCGCGATCTTCTGCACCGGCGGCATCCGCTGCGAGAAGGCCAGCGCCTACCTGCTCGCGCGCGGCTTCGCCGAGGTCTATCACCTCAAGGGCGGCATTCTGAAATATCTCGAGCAGATGCCGGAACAGGACAGCCGCTGGCGCGGCGAATGCTTCGTGTTCGACGAACGCGTTGCGCTCGGCCACGGCCTGCGCGAGCGCGGAAGCGAAAGCGCCGGCCATGAGTGA
- the ggt gene encoding gamma-glutamyltransferase: protein MRNFHFAGRSAVHAQNAMVATSHPEAALAAIEVMREGGTAADAAVAACALLGVIEPQSTGIGGDCFALIQPRGEGKITAYNGSGRAPMAANADWYLERKIHSVPLTSAHAVSIPGSVDAWDVILRDHGKFGFDRLLRPAIKAAEDGYVVAPRIAFDWKNGFEKLKNGTNTERYLLPHGKPAVAGDVIRQPELGKTLRAIAQKGRDAFYSGEIAADMVDTLRRIGGLHTLEDFAAHATETTSPIGTMYKGHDVWQCPPNGPGITMLVMLNILSRFDLTQFKPLSIERFHLEAEAARIAYMMREQYIADPQQATVDVAGILSREFADEHIKNIRMDRMLDLPNVAPPMNPSTVYITVVDKDRNVCSFINSIAHSFGSAIVTDKTGILLQNRAGGFRIQPGHPNCIAPGKRPLHTIMPALATKNGRAVMPYGVMGGQYQPVGQTHVLTNILDYGCDVQEAIDMPRGLHYEGVYQLEDSVPAEIVEGLKKIGHKTTRVVPPLGGGQAIWIDWDKGTLTGGSDPRKDGCALGY, encoded by the coding sequence ATGAGGAATTTCCATTTCGCCGGCCGTTCCGCGGTCCATGCCCAGAACGCGATGGTGGCGACCTCGCATCCGGAGGCGGCGCTGGCGGCCATCGAGGTGATGCGCGAGGGCGGCACCGCGGCAGATGCGGCGGTGGCGGCCTGCGCGCTGCTCGGGGTTATCGAGCCGCAATCGACCGGCATCGGCGGCGACTGTTTCGCGCTGATCCAGCCGCGCGGCGAGGGCAAGATCACGGCCTATAACGGCAGCGGCCGCGCGCCGATGGCGGCGAATGCGGATTGGTATCTCGAGCGCAAGATCCACTCGGTGCCGCTGACCTCGGCGCATGCGGTCAGCATTCCGGGCTCCGTCGATGCCTGGGACGTGATCCTGCGCGATCACGGCAAGTTCGGCTTCGACCGGCTGCTGCGGCCCGCGATCAAGGCCGCCGAAGACGGCTATGTCGTCGCGCCGCGCATCGCGTTCGACTGGAAGAACGGCTTTGAGAAGCTGAAGAACGGCACCAACACCGAGCGCTATCTGCTGCCGCACGGCAAGCCTGCGGTGGCAGGCGACGTGATCCGCCAGCCCGAGCTCGGCAAGACGTTGCGCGCGATCGCGCAGAAGGGCCGCGACGCCTTCTATAGCGGCGAGATCGCCGCCGACATGGTCGATACACTGCGCAGGATCGGCGGCCTGCACACGCTCGAGGATTTTGCCGCACATGCGACCGAGACGACCTCGCCGATCGGCACGATGTACAAGGGCCACGACGTCTGGCAGTGCCCGCCGAACGGCCCCGGGATCACCATGCTGGTCATGCTCAACATCCTGTCCCGCTTCGATCTGACGCAGTTCAAGCCGCTCAGCATCGAGCGCTTCCATCTCGAGGCGGAAGCGGCGCGCATCGCCTACATGATGCGCGAGCAGTACATCGCCGATCCGCAGCAAGCCACCGTCGACGTCGCCGGCATCCTCTCGAGGGAGTTCGCCGACGAGCACATCAAGAACATCCGGATGGACCGGATGCTCGACCTGCCGAACGTCGCGCCGCCGATGAATCCATCGACGGTCTACATCACCGTCGTCGACAAGGATCGCAACGTCTGCTCGTTCATCAATTCGATCGCGCATTCCTTCGGCTCGGCGATCGTGACCGACAAGACCGGCATCCTGTTGCAGAACCGCGCCGGCGGCTTCCGCATCCAGCCAGGCCATCCCAACTGCATCGCGCCCGGCAAGCGTCCGCTGCACACCATCATGCCGGCGCTGGCCACGAAGAACGGCCGCGCCGTGATGCCGTATGGCGTGATGGGCGGGCAGTACCAGCCGGTCGGCCAGACCCATGTCCTGACCAACATCCTCGACTACGGCTGTGACGTGCAGGAGGCGATCGACATGCCGCGCGGCCTGCATTACGAGGGCGTCTACCAGCTCGAGGATAGCGTGCCGGCCGAGATCGTCGAAGGCCTGAAGAAGATCGGCCACAAGACCACCCGCGTGGTCCCGCCGCTCGGCGGCGGCCAGGCGATCTGGATCGACTGGGACAAGGGCACGCTGACCGGCGGCTCCGATCCCCGCAAGGACGGCTGCGCGCTCGGCTACTGA
- a CDS encoding NAD(P)/FAD-dependent oxidoreductase — translation MRGGSSPWRAVATHPSTRPLTENLACDTLIVGAGITGALLAERLTRQGLDTVIVDREHPGRGSTAASTSMLLWEIDRPLVELAAIYGFERAARAYRASLEAVTGLIALVRQHDLPGTLRTRRSLYLAAGSSANELLDEHKLRRRAELPGEFLDHARLLDGYGMARAGAIISPGAADADPLQLAHGLLRLATRRGARQFDAEAVAFDPASAAVTVGLENGCEIAAKAVVLATGYAMPDIVHSEIQTVSSSWAIATTPQPQNVWKDGALIWELAKDYLYARTTPDGRIIIGGEDSEEIVAPDARDRLIPRKSRRLIRRLTALWPFAETEIDYRWAGTFDTTRDGLPLIGPVPGAKGVYAAYGYGGNGITFSYLAAQLIGNLIAGGTSPLLDDFALDRDAGMAAH, via the coding sequence TTGCGTGGCGGCTCGTCGCCCTGGCGAGCTGTCGCGACGCACCCGTCGACGCGGCCTCTCACCGAAAATCTCGCCTGCGATACGCTCATTGTCGGCGCCGGCATCACCGGCGCGCTACTCGCCGAGCGGCTGACGCGCCAGGGGCTCGACACCGTCATCGTCGACCGCGAGCATCCCGGCCGCGGAAGCACCGCAGCGAGCACCTCGATGCTGTTGTGGGAGATCGATCGTCCGCTGGTCGAGCTGGCAGCGATCTACGGCTTCGAGCGGGCGGCGCGCGCCTATCGCGCGAGCCTGGAGGCCGTGACCGGCTTGATCGCGTTGGTTCGCCAACACGACCTTCCGGGCACGCTCAGGACCAGGCGGTCTCTGTATCTGGCGGCCGGCAGCTCCGCGAATGAATTGCTCGACGAGCACAAATTGCGGCGCCGCGCGGAGCTGCCCGGCGAGTTTCTCGATCACGCGCGGTTGCTCGACGGCTACGGAATGGCGCGCGCCGGCGCGATCATCTCACCAGGCGCCGCGGACGCCGATCCGCTCCAGCTCGCCCACGGCCTGCTGCGGCTCGCTACGAGGCGCGGCGCACGCCAGTTCGATGCCGAGGCCGTAGCCTTCGATCCGGCCAGCGCGGCGGTCACGGTCGGATTGGAGAATGGCTGCGAGATCGCCGCGAAGGCGGTGGTGCTGGCGACCGGCTACGCGATGCCGGATATCGTCCATTCCGAAATCCAGACCGTGTCCTCGAGCTGGGCGATCGCGACCACGCCGCAGCCGCAGAACGTCTGGAAGGACGGCGCGCTGATCTGGGAGCTTGCCAAGGACTATCTCTACGCGCGTACGACGCCTGATGGACGCATCATCATCGGCGGGGAGGACAGTGAGGAGATCGTCGCGCCTGACGCGCGCGACCGCCTGATCCCGCGCAAATCGCGCCGGCTTATACGACGCCTTACCGCACTGTGGCCGTTCGCCGAGACCGAGATCGACTATCGCTGGGCCGGGACCTTCGACACCACGCGTGACGGGCTGCCGCTGATCGGCCCCGTCCCGGGTGCGAAGGGCGTGTACGCGGCCTATGGTTATGGCGGAAACGGTATCACGTTCAGTTATCTCGCCGCGCAGTTGATCGGCAATCTCATCGCGGGCGGCACCTCGCCATTGCTCGACGATTTCGCGCTAGACCGCGATGCCGGCATGGCCGCTCACTGA
- a CDS encoding FKBP-type peptidyl-prolyl cis-trans isomerase, which yields MRSSRRRLIKTAFAGLAAAISTPAVVVTAAAQAAGKPMTTASGLQIIDSKVGAGASPKPGQICVMHYTGWLYENGQKGKKFDSSVDRNEPFEFPIGAGRVIKGWDEGVATMKVGGKRTLIIPPELGYGARGAGGVIPPNATLMFDVELLGVK from the coding sequence ATGCGATCGTCCCGACGTAGGCTCATCAAGACCGCATTCGCCGGCCTGGCAGCCGCGATCTCCACGCCCGCTGTTGTCGTTACGGCAGCGGCCCAAGCAGCAGGAAAGCCCATGACCACAGCTTCAGGCCTCCAGATCATCGACAGCAAGGTCGGCGCCGGCGCCTCGCCGAAGCCCGGGCAGATCTGCGTCATGCACTACACCGGCTGGCTCTACGAGAATGGCCAGAAGGGCAAGAAATTCGACTCCTCCGTCGACCGCAACGAGCCGTTCGAGTTTCCGATCGGCGCCGGCCGCGTCATCAAGGGCTGGGACGAGGGCGTCGCCACCATGAAGGTCGGCGGCAAGCGCACGCTGATCATCCCGCCGGAGCTCGGCTATGGCGCGCGCGGCGCCGGCGGCGTGATCCCGCCGAACGCGACGCTGATGTTCGACGTCGAGCTTTTGGGCGTCAAGTAA